The DNA window GGTGGCGCGTGGTGTCGACAGTTTCGTCGGCGCCGGCCTGCAACTCGTCGCGGTGCTGGTCGCCGCGTGGCTGCTCGCCATCCCGCTGACCACCTCCACGCAGGCCGACGTCGCGACCGCGGTCCGCGGGTCCAAGGTGCTCAGCACCGTCGACGACGTGGCGCCCGACTGGCTGCGGGAGGTGCCGAGCGAATTCTCGGCACTCCTCGACACCTCCGGGCTGCCGGACGTCATCGGTCCGTTCGGCCGCACACCCATCACCAGCGTGGATCCGCCGGATGCGAGCGTCCTCGCCAGCCCGGTCGCCCAGCAGGTGCAGTCGAGCGTGCTGCGGATCCGGGGCGCCGCCCCGAGCTGCCAGAAAGCCCTCGAGGGGTCCGGATTCGTCGTCGGGCCCGAGCGGGTGATGACGAACGCGCACGTCGTCGCCGGTACGTCCTCGGTCACCGTCGACACCGCCAACGGGCCGCTCGACGCCCGAGTCGTGGTGTTCGATCCCGCCGTCGACGTCGCCGTGCTGGACGTGCCCGGGCTCACCGCCAGGACGCTGGCCTTCGCGCCGGAACAGGCCCGCACCGGAGACAACGCGATCGTCCTCGGATATCCGGGCGGCGGACCGTACACGGCCAGCGCCGCCCGCATCCGCGAGGTCCTCGACCTCCGCGGCCCGGACATCTACCGGTCGGGGACGGTCGAGCGCGAGGTGTACACGGTCCGGGGGTCGATCCGGCAGGGCAACTCCGGGGGCCCGCTGGTGGACGATCAGGGCCGCGTGCTCGGTGTCGTGTTCGGCGCCGCCGTGGACGACAGCGACACCGGCTTCGTGCTCACCGCCGACGAGGTGTCCAAGCAGCTTCAGCAGGCCGACGGATCGACCGCCGCGGTCGGTACCGGGGTGTGCATCGTCTGACCTGCGGGTCAGCGGGAGGCGAGCGCGAAGCGGGTGAGCTCGGCCGTGACCTCGTCGGGCGCCTCCTGGTGAGCGAAGTGTCCGGCCCCGGCGACGCGGTGCAGCTGTCGTCCCGGCGCGTACTCCGCCGAGCGTTCGATGGTGCCGGCGAGCACGTAGGGGTCGAGATCGCCGTGCACCTGCAGCACGGGGATCTGCAGCCGGGCGTCCATCGCGGTCATGAAGCGGCGCCCGTCGGGCCGGAACTGGCTGCGGAACGCCCACCGCTGGTACTCGAGCGCGGAGTGCGCCACGCCGGGAATCTGGATCGCCGACCGGAGCCGCCCGACGACCTCGGCGAACTCGGCGGACTTCGGCCAGGCCGGCCCGGACCGGGCACGCAACAGCCGCTCGACCTCGGCACCGCCGTCGCGGACCAGCCGGCGCTCGGGACGCCACGGCACCTGGTAATCGAGGAACGTCGGCAGCAGCGCCCGCCGCTGGCGGCGATCGCGCAGCACCGCCCGTTTGAGCGTGATGGGGTGCGGGGAGCTGATCAGGCCGATCGACGTCACGAGCCGCGGGTGCAGCAACGCGGTCGCCCAGCAGACGAGCCCGCCGTCGGCGTGCCCGATCAGCGTGGCGTCCGAATGTCCCATCGCCCGGATCAGGCCGGCGATGTCGCCCGCGAGGGTCCAGCCGTCGTAGCCGCGGGGCGGGGTGTCGGTGTCGCCGTACCCGCGCAGATCCACGGCGACGGTGCGGAAGCCTGCGTCCGCGAACGCGGGCAGCTGGTGGCGCCACGTCCACCAGAAGTCCGCGAAGCCATGCAGCAGCACCACGAGCGGGGCGTCGGGCCGCGACGGTCCGGTCTCCGCGACATGGATCCGGATGCCGTTCGCGTGGATGTCACGATGCGTCCACGGTCCGTCGAAACGGACCGTGGACGGGTCGGGTCTGGTCACTGGGGAGGCCACGCCTGCGTCAGCCGGCGGTGCCCGTTCCCGAGCCCAGCGGCGACACGGTGGCCGGGTGCTGGCCCGGGAGCACGGTCGCGGTCTGCTTGAGCGAGTCGATCGTCTTGTTGGGCGCCCGCAACTTGCGGACGCGCAGGTAGCCGAGCAGCGCCAGTACGCCCGTGACGACGAGCATGATGGCGAACACGATCAGGAACGACGCCCAGCGGTCGAGCCACACGCTCAGCAGTTCGGCCAGGAAGAAGAAGAAGAAGAACGCGCTGAACACCAGCACGGACAGCGCGAGCAGGAAGAACATGCTGCCCTGCAGGCCCTTCTTCACCTCGCTGGTGATCTCGGACTTCGCGAGTTCCACCTCCGCGCGGAACAGCGTCGAAACCTGTGCGGTCGCATCGCGGACCAGGGTGCCGATCGATGCCGTCTGCGGATCGTGGAGGTCCGTGAGGGGAATCGAGGAAACCGTCGTCGGAACCCCGTCACCGGTGACCCGGCTGCCGTCTGCCTTGACTCCGTTGCCGTTGGTGAAGCTCACTTCTCGACCCCTCCAGGTTCTTCTCACGCGCTGGTAGATCCGACGCGCGAGGGTCCTCACGTATCGGTGGCAGCGGCGCGGGCCTGATGAACCCGTCCGCGACGCAACAGTAACGCGGATCCGATCAGTGACGCAGTCAACGACGTTACGAGCACCGCGGCCTTCGCAATGTCCGCTTCGCTGCCGTCGCCGATACCCGCGAGAGCAAGATCGGCCACCAGAAGGCTAACGGTGAACCCGATCGCGCCGAGAACCGACAGGGCGAACATGTCGCGGAAGCCGAGCAGCCGCGGTTTGGTGGCGATACCGAACCGGATCGCGAGCCACGAGACACCGAAGATCCCCACCGTCTTGCCGATGAGCAGACCGAGGATGACGGCGAGGGCGATGCGGTCGGTCAGCAGCGATCCCAGGACGTCCCCGTTGATGGGCACGCCCGACGCGAACAGCGCGAACAACGGCACACACACGCCCGCCGACCACGGTTGCAGGCGATGCTCGAGCCGGGCGGCGGGGGCGTATTCCTCGTCCGGATCGGTGCGGACCCGGGTGAGCAGGCCCAGCGCGACACCCGCGAGTGTCGCGTGGATCCCGGCCTCGTGGACGCTGTACCAGGTGAGCAGCACCAACGGCACGTACAGGAACGGTGTGGTGATCCGTCGGCGCTGCGCGTACCAGTAGCCGGCCAGGCAGGCGACCGCGGTCGACACCCACAGCATCGCGATCGACCCGGTGAACAACACCGCGATGAGAATGATCGCGAGCAGGTCGTCGACGACGGCGAGGCTCAGCAGGAACACGCGCGCGCTCGCCGGGATGCGGGAGCCGGTGAGGGCGAGCACGCCGAGCGCGAACGCGATGTCGGTGGCGACCGGGATGGCCCAGCCGCGGTCCATGCCGGCGGCGCCGGCGCCCACGACGGAGGCGATGACGGCGGGCACGATCACGCCGCCACACGCAGCGATGATCGGGAGCAGCGCCTTCTTCCGATCGGCCAGTTCGCCGACCACGAGTTCGCGTTTGAGTTCGAGGCCGGCGACGAAGAAGAAGATCGCGAGCAGCCCGTCCTGGGCCCACGTGCCGAGCGTGAGATCCAGGTGGATCGCGCTCGGTCCGATCTGCCGGTCGCGCAGCGATTCGTACGCGCCGGACAGGGGAGAGTTTGCCCACAGAACGGCCAGTGCGGCGGCAATCAACAGAATGGATCCGCCCACCGTCTCGATGCGCAGGTAACGGGCCAGCTCGGAGCGTGCGGCGGAAATCAAGGACAGCCTCTCACCAGGATCTTCTTCGGGTACGGCAGAACATCGCCGACCAGACTTCCCGGCACACCTGCCTCGATCTTAACGTGTTCTTTGCGACCAATCGGTCGGGTACCGGCTGCTTGCGGCGCGTACGCGCGAAGTGTTCAATTCCTACGGTTCGGGACGCAGTTCCACCTAGTGGAATCGCCTCGTCGGGATGTCGGACGACGACAGTGCAGGAGATGGCCACGTGACAAAGGGTGTGCAGTCCGCTGAGCGCGGACACGACGAGACGTCGGCGCCGAACGACGACGGGACCGTGGCCGGGGTGCCCCGCAGCCGGATCGTCGTCGCGAGCATGGTCGGCACGTCGATCGAGTTCTACGACTTCTACATCTATGCGACGGCCGCGGTCTCGGTCTTCCCGCACCTGTTCTTCCCCAAGGGCAACGAC is part of the Rhodococcus sp. SGAir0479 genome and encodes:
- the marP gene encoding acid resistance serine protease MarP, with the protein product MSGSGWIDLAIVLVALLAASSGWRQGAVASALAFLGVVLGAVAGILIAPHVLVHVEEGRTRVLAGIALIVVLVVIGEVAGMVLGRAARSGMHSPVARGVDSFVGAGLQLVAVLVAAWLLAIPLTTSTQADVATAVRGSKVLSTVDDVAPDWLREVPSEFSALLDTSGLPDVIGPFGRTPITSVDPPDASVLASPVAQQVQSSVLRIRGAAPSCQKALEGSGFVVGPERVMTNAHVVAGTSSVTVDTANGPLDARVVVFDPAVDVAVLDVPGLTARTLAFAPEQARTGDNAIVLGYPGGGPYTASAARIREVLDLRGPDIYRSGTVEREVYTVRGSIRQGNSGGPLVDDQGRVLGVVFGAAVDDSDTGFVLTADEVSKQLQQADGSTAAVGTGVCIV
- a CDS encoding alpha/beta fold hydrolase — its product is MTRPDPSTVRFDGPWTHRDIHANGIRIHVAETGPSRPDAPLVVLLHGFADFWWTWRHQLPAFADAGFRTVAVDLRGYGDTDTPPRGYDGWTLAGDIAGLIRAMGHSDATLIGHADGGLVCWATALLHPRLVTSIGLISSPHPITLKRAVLRDRRQRRALLPTFLDYQVPWRPERRLVRDGGAEVERLLRARSGPAWPKSAEFAEVVGRLRSAIQIPGVAHSALEYQRWAFRSQFRPDGRRFMTAMDARLQIPVLQVHGDLDPYVLAGTIERSAEYAPGRQLHRVAGAGHFAHQEAPDEVTAELTRFALASR
- a CDS encoding phage holin family protein, with translation MSFTNGNGVKADGSRVTGDGVPTTVSSIPLTDLHDPQTASIGTLVRDATAQVSTLFRAEVELAKSEITSEVKKGLQGSMFFLLALSVLVFSAFFFFFFLAELLSVWLDRWASFLIVFAIMLVVTGVLALLGYLRVRKLRAPNKTIDSLKQTATVLPGQHPATVSPLGSGTGTAG
- the nhaA gene encoding Na+/H+ antiporter NhaA, whose amino-acid sequence is MISAARSELARYLRIETVGGSILLIAAALAVLWANSPLSGAYESLRDRQIGPSAIHLDLTLGTWAQDGLLAIFFFVAGLELKRELVVGELADRKKALLPIIAACGGVIVPAVIASVVGAGAAGMDRGWAIPVATDIAFALGVLALTGSRIPASARVFLLSLAVVDDLLAIILIAVLFTGSIAMLWVSTAVACLAGYWYAQRRRITTPFLYVPLVLLTWYSVHEAGIHATLAGVALGLLTRVRTDPDEEYAPAARLEHRLQPWSAGVCVPLFALFASGVPINGDVLGSLLTDRIALAVILGLLIGKTVGIFGVSWLAIRFGIATKPRLLGFRDMFALSVLGAIGFTVSLLVADLALAGIGDGSEADIAKAAVLVTSLTASLIGSALLLRRGRVHQARAAATDT